The genomic region AGCGTCGCCACGAAAGCGCCGGCGGCGCAAATGCCTGCAAGGGCGATGAACGCTTCGTCGATCCCTGCGTTTGCGCTGACGAAGCCGGCTACCGGGTAGGCTATGAGCCAGCAGCCGTGCGACAGTGCGAACTGCGCCGCGAACAGGGCGGGGCGGTCTTCCGGTTGTGACGATCGTCGGAGCACACGCCCGACAGGTGTGAGCGTCATGGAGT from Planctomycetia bacterium harbors:
- a CDS encoding MFS transporter, which codes for SMTLTPVGRVLRRSSQPEDRPALFAAQFALSHGCWLIAYPVAGFVSANAGIDEAFIALAGICAAGAFVATLLWPAHEAERIVHHHNDLPVDHPHIVNTGGPHGHEYVIDDLHPRWPKDHA